GCGGAGGTGAATTGTGCCGGAGTGGGCTTCTACCATGGTTTTGACATAGCTTAAACCTAACCCGAAGCCCTTTACATTGTGAATGTTGCCGGTAGGTACCCGGTAAAATTTCTCAAACACCTTTTTCTGCGCCTCTCTGGACATTCCAGTTCCCTGGTCTTCCACGGAAATGTGCAGGCCTTTGGGGGTGGCAGCGGTTTGAATAGTGATTTGGGGGGCGTGGGGGGAGTATTTGTTGGCGTTATCTAAGAGGTTTCCTATCATGTTGACCAGATGCGATGGGTCTGCGTAAACCATTGGGTTTTCCGCGTCCAGCTTTAGGTCCAGCTGACCCTGGCGTTGTTCAATATGTAACTGGAACGGTTCTACCGCTTTCTCAATCAGCTGATGCACATCTACGTGCTCCATGGCCAGTTGCAGTGTCTGGCGCTCCAACTGGGCTGTTTGCAGCACTTTCTCCACCTGCTGGTGCATGCGCTTGTTTTCATCCTTGATAATGCGGGCGTAATAGTTGACCCGCGCTTCATCTGCCCGCACCTTGGGGTTCACTAATGCGTCAAGGGCCAATGAAATAGTGGCAATAGGCGTCTTGAACTCATGGGTCATATTGTTGATGAAGTCGTTCTTGATCTCCGAGATTTTTTTCTGCCGGATGATGGTGTAGAGCGTAACGGAGAAGGTGAGCAGGATGATAAGGGTAAACAGCAAGGACATGGCAGAAGGCAGCCAAAGGCTTTGCCAGACATAAAGCTCCCGGCCCGGGAAGTTCACCACCAGGTAACTGGGCGCCGTCATGATATCATTGGGGAAGAGGCGCACAGCGTACTCATTTTGCTGCAGTTTGGCATGGGGCAGGGTAGGCCCCCCGGAAGCAGTCAGGATAAAATTCTTGCTGTTTGCTTCTTTGGGTGTCTGTAACGTGAAGTGATACCGCAGGCAAATGTCCCGGTCCAGCAGTTCCGCTTTCAGCATCTCCTGCATCTGCAACTGTTGCAGACGCTCGGTCAGGGGTTTTTCTTTCCGTACATATTCCACGGCCATCTGTTGCATGACCTGGTTCAGGTGCTGGGCCTTGGCGGCGGCTTTCTGGTGCCGCTCACTTTCGGCCTGATGGGTCTTAACTAACGGAGAGGGCGGGGCAGGAGGCGCAGGTGGGGTGGTCGGTACTGTGGTTGCTAAAAACCGTTCGGGGGCAGAAGGGCTCAACACAACGGTACGCCCGGAGGCGCCGGGATAGTAGCGGACTACGTTGCCGGAAGAGCCTGAGTCACTGGAAAACGTGATGGCATGCCGCGGAATTCGGCGCAACACAGAATCGGTGATTACCTCCACGGCCTTCCCTTTTATGGTAAACCTCTTCATGGATGGGGGGCTCGCCAACCGGACCACCTCATAGTGTCTTCGTACCAGGGAATCTGTGAGCAGGGATTGGGCCCATGTAGAATCCACGTTGGCTCTTTTAAATAACCGGGCATGCGCTTTCCTTGCCGCAGAATCTGCCTGTCTGGCCTGCGAAGCCAATACTTTCCAGATCACTACGGAATCCATGGACCCCTTCCCAAACACTTCTACTGCTTCTTTACCGGAAGCCGAAGCCTGGACTGCCGAGGCCCATTCCTGCCGGTTTCTGCCTCTATGGGCCCTTTCTTCCGGGGCTGTTTTAAAGCTGACCCTTGCGGAAGGGGCCACCGTGATTTGTTCCGGATGGACTACAATACGGTAAGGCTCCTGGGGCTGGGACTCTTTTAGATTAGTTCGTTGCTCCTGCTTTTTCTTACTGACGCGCCTCTTTTTCGCCACTAGATTGGAGGCACCAGGCTGAGTGACCATTGGCGGGGGGGTAGAAAGGGCAGCGGCCCTTAATTGCGGGGCTTCCTCTTTCAGGAATTGCATGGCTTCCTGTCTCTCCAGCTTTCGGGCCACTTGGTGCAGCGCATCCTGTACATTCCGGTCAAAGACCTGCTCCTCCATTTTCACCGCATGATGGATCCAATAGGCCTGGAAGCCTATCAACCCCACCAAGGATATGCTCATAAGGGCAATGACCAAAAACAGCGTTTTCTTTCTCATCTTAACAAAGATAAATGCTTCAGGTAGCAGAATCTTTACTTTAACTTTTCATTAACAAACATTAACCAAGCCTTAACCCTAGTTGATCTTTATACCCAGTAATATTGTGTCTGTCACTTTGTTTATTGGCTAAGTTAAATTAATTATGGGAAAAAACCTATACAAAATCAATAAAGTTCCACTATTCGCCTTTTTTAGTGCACTAGCTCTGTCTTTCCAAGTTCAGGCTCAAACCCCCGGGGCAAGCGCCCAGCCAAGCTCCCGGCAGGCCAAGGTAAAGATTATCAAGGCAGAGAACGGACAGCACGTAGTCCTTGACACCACCTTCACCCTGGCCGACGGCCAATCCATAGAAGAGGTGGTCAAGAAGTTGCAGGAAAGTAACCCCCATCTTAAAGGGCTAGGCTTCAAAACCCTCAAAGGCCAAAAGCTCCAATTCGGAAAGGAGGCGGAAATCTTTGGGCTTCCCGGCCAACTTTCAGTGGATTCTCTAAGGACCATGGTTTTCAGGGCCAAAGGGGCTGACTCTCTTTTCTTCCGCAAGGAAGGTGTGCAGAAATTTAAGGCAATCACTATCACCGGCGAGCAAATAAAGCAGTTGGAGGGGCACGGTGAGATGGGGCCAGGTAAAACCATTACCATTTACAGGACGCTATCAGGAGACTCCTTGCGAAAGCACCAAATCTTCAGGGTAGACAGCGCTTTTAGCCTCAGGTCAGATTCCATTCTCTTGAAACATGCCATCAGGGTAGAAAAAGACGGTGACGCGGGAGAGGTTAAGGTCTTCAGGTTGCCTAAGAGCGGAGAGGGAACCCTAGTACAGGAGAGCGATTTTGAGGTGATCAAGAGGGAAGGAGGGCTTCATGAACAAATCATTATCCTTAGAAAACCCGCCGCGGGATCTAAAGAAAAGAAAAAGAAGTCCCTTAAAGCTGAAAGCAAGAGCCATAAAAAAGCTGCGGAGTCTATCTCTAGCCTGGGGGTGCAATTCTACCCGAACCCCACCAGTGGCGTAGTTAATCTGAGCTTTACGGCCCAGAAAAAAACCAAGGCCTTGCTTCGGGTGGTGGATAGTTACGGCAAAACCAAATTTGAGGAAGATTTGGGCATGGTGCAGGGGAGTTACTCAAAGCAGCTGAACCTGAGCGCCTATGGCAAAGGCGTTTACGTGGTGCAGGTAGTTGTGGGCGGCAAGGCGCAATCTGGTAAAGTAGTGGTGCAGTAGACTCCATTTAGTAGATTTGGGAAGGGCCTGAAAAGATAATTTTCAGGCCCTTTGCCGTTTCCCTAGTATCTTCCCCTTGCGCTCTTTTCGTAAATCATTCTATGCAAACCTTTTTACGCCCCGGCTTACGTGTTTATTGGCTTCCTCTACTAGCTTTGATATTGCTGGGCAGTAGTTGGAACCAAGTGTTGGCGCAGGCCCCCACCAAGGACGAGCACCCTTGCGCCGTCACTAGAACCGCTTCTACCTCCTTGCTGTTGGCAGACGGGATTACCTCACTGGGGCACCGGGACCTGATGCGGCAGTATGACATGCACTGGTACAAACTGGACCTGCAGCTGGAGCGGAATTCCACAGACGTTAGCGGTTCAGTTACCTTATACGCCTCAGTGGTGGCTACCTCTATGACGGAGTTTGCCTTTGAACTGCACCCCAACTTCACCATTGAGCAGGTAACCCTTGACGGTACCCCTTGCACCGTTAGGCGCTCAGGGAGTGAAGTGATAGCCGTACTTCCGGTTGCCAAAAGCCGGCAGAAGAAAGTAAGAATGCAGGTCCGGTACGCTGGGCGCGCTCCCTCAGGGGCCAGCGCGGCCATTGGTAATGGGTTCAATACCGGCCTTACCCCGTACGGCCCCTTCTCTTGGAGTTTAAGCGAGCCCTTTGCGGCGTCTGAGTGGTTCCCCTGCAAGCAATTGCTATATGACAAGGCTGATTCAGTAGAGGTGTGGGTCACCACAGATGTTTTAAACAAGGTAGGCTCCAACGGGCTCTTGCAACGGGTTACGCCCATGCCTAACCAGAAGCACCGGTATGAATGGAAGTCTAATTACCCCATTGCCTATTACCTGATCTCCGTGGCGCTGGGGCAGTATGAGGAATATTCGTTCCCGGTTACCTTACCGGGGGCTCCCCAGCCTATGCTGGTGCAGAACTACATCTATCCACAGACACTTCCTTCGGTCAAGGCAGATATTGATATAACCGCTTCCTTTCTGCAGATTTTCTCTGAGCACTTTGGGCTTTATCCGTTTTACAAAGAAAAATACGGCCATAGCATGGCGCCCATTGGCGGCGGAATGGAACACCAGACCATGACCACCCAATCTAGTTTTGGGTTTACCCTTACTGCCCATGAATTGGCGCACCAATGGTGGGGAGGCGAAGTCACCTGCGCCGATTGGAGTCATATCTGGCTCAATGAAGGATTCGCGTCTTACAGTGAGTACCTGGCTTTGGAGAAATTGCGGCCGTTAGATAAAAGAGGATGGCTCACTACGGCGCGTAGCAGTGCTGCCAGCCAGGAAACCGGTATGGTCTTCGTTAAGGATAGTACCTCCGTTCCCCGTATTTTCAACTCGGCCTTGACTTATAGAAAAGGAGCTATGGTGCTGCATATGTTGCGCCATGCCGTAGGGAGTGACGCCCTTTTCTTTAAGATCCTGCAGGCCTATAGAAAGGAGTACCAGCATAAAGTAGCCACTACCCGCGACTTTCAAAAAGTAGTGGAACGGGAAACCGGCAAACCTTACAAATACTTTTTTGACCAATGGGTGTATGGGGAGGGAGTCCCTGTTTTAAATGTGGCCTATGCCCAGCGCGGAGACAGCTTATATATCAGAAGCAACCAAACCGGGACCAGTCCGGTTACCCCGTTCTTCAAAACCGAAGTAGAAATGAAAATCACCACCACTGTGAAAGATACTCTGGTGTTGGTGCAACAAAATAAGCCGCTGGAAGATTATGCCTTCAAGGTGCCTGGCACGGTGACCTATGTAGAAATAGACCCTAGCGCTTGGTTGTTGTACACAGGGTTTTCCAACGCGAAGGAAGATGTCTCCATTGTGCCCATAGGACGTGAGCCGTCGGGGATTTATCCCAACCCCACCTCAGGTATGATTAATTTAATGGGGTGGCGAAATCCCAGTCAGGTGACCATCTTAGATATGCTGGGGAAAACAGTCAAGGTGTTAAGACCAGAAGGACGTTCCTTTTCAGTAGCAGATCTACGCGCTGGCGTCTATTTATTGAAAGCTGAATATGGGGCGGAACTGATTACTTATAGGTTTGTGAAGCTTTGATGGGATATATTTTAGAAAATTAGTAGATTTATCCTAAACAAAATCTTATTTTATGAGTTTAAAGCTTGCAAGTCACTTAGGATCTTGCAGCCGTTTTGAGCCTCTTTTCTTCAAAACACCCTTAAAACAGGTTTTAAAGGTGCACTGATTCTAAAACTTGACAGCATTTTACTTCAACGCTTATTGAGAAACCCTATTATCCTTAAAACTATGTCTGTTACTACAGAAGCAACTGTTGACCTTGATATAAAACACCGCCTGTTAAATGAATGCCTGCGCCAGCAAACCGACTTTGTAGAAAATGCCCGGCAAGCCATGGAGGAGGCTCAGGCCAGCGCCAATGAAAGCCAGGGAGCCATTGAAGACAAGTTTGAGTCATTTAGAGAGGCCTGCCATATCCAGCGCGATATGTTTGCCAAGCAATTAGATGAGGCCATTGGTAAACTGGGAATTCTAAAGCGTATTGTCCGCAACAAGGTGAACGAAGATATTTCCCTGGGCTCTATTGTGAAAACAGACGCCCAGAACTACTTCATCTCCGTTAGCCTGGGGGAAATTGAGGTAGACGGCAGTAAGTACTTCGCTATTTCTCCGGCCTCGCCGGTGTTCCAGGCCATGGCTGGTAAAACCAAAGGCGATTCCTTTACCTTTAGAGACAAGAAAATAAAGGTACTGGACCTGTTCTAGCAGCAAACCGTTTCTTTCTTTGGAAAGAAGCCCGGTTGAAAACTATATAAAAAGAAAAGGGGCTTCTGCTGAAGCCCCTTTTCTTTTATAAGAAGGATGTAGTTTATTTCACGCGGGTCCAGATCTGGGACCGGCCAATAAGCGAGATGCCAATGTAGCCTTTCACTTCCAGTTTGTCATTGCCTACCAACTTCATATAAGAAGAATAGGTTTTACCGGTCTTAGGGTCATAAATGGTACCATCGTCCCATTTGTTCGGCTCATCTGGCGCAAAGTTCTTTAAGAATACCAGGCCCATTACCGGGCGTTTCTGCAGTTTAGGATCTGGGTTAAACTGGTCTACCTTGGGCTTACCGTCTCTGTCTGGTTCTTTCAGCCAGATGATTTTTCCGCACAGTTTATCGCCGCACTGGTAGATTTCAAACCGGGCTTCCTTTTCCTCGTTGGTCCAGGTGCCAATAGGAGATTTTTTCTGAGCCCAACCCAACGTGGAGAGGCAAAGGAAGAGGGTTAATACAAGGAGTTTTCTCATGCTGGTGGTTGTTTGAAAGTAGTTAGTTTGTTTGTAATTTAAATATAAGCAAATAGTAATCCAAAAAAAGCCAAACCCAGAAGTTTCTCGTTTAAATAGGAAATGGGCAACCCCTTACAATTGAAAAAGAATGCGGAAAGTACTATTAACCGGCCAAGGGATATACTACGCTTTCACGGGCATCTGGCCGCTGCTGCACATGCCCAGTTTTTTGGCGGTGACGGGCCCCAAGAAAGAAGTCTGGCTGGTGGTAACGGTAGGCCTTCTGGTACTGGCCATTGGGGCGGCCCTGTTAACGGCGGCCTTGCACAAAAGGGCGGAAAGAAGCCCGGAGGTGTTGGGCTTCTTTAGCGCCGTGGGCTTAGGGGCCATTGATGTGCGTTATGCCCTCAACGACGTCATTCTGGATGTGTACCTCTTAGATGCCGCGGTGGAGTTTCTAATGGCCCTGGCCTGGGTGTGGGTTTTCTTTAAAACCGACCGAAGTATCTACCGCTGGCCATAAAAAAAATCATAAAACCTTTTGAACTATCCTTCCGTCTTTTATCTTTATCAAACGGAAGCGAGTGCTCCGGGCCCTTCTCCTCCGCCATAAGTTATTTGGCAAACGGGTAGTCGGGTTTATGTCGGACTTAAAGAAAGGAGGTAAAAGTGTCTAATCCCAGTAAAAATGTATTAAGCCTAGCTCATGTGTCAACCGTTAACCGTGTTGAAGCTTGCTAACTAGACTTTGTCTACTGGCGAATCCGGCATGAGGTAGCCCATGCGACTGAGGGGCAGTTCTCTTTCGTGTCGCTTGATACCATTTCAAAGGATTCCGTACCCGGCTACTGCAGTGGCCGGGTATTTTTCTGCCCTTTTTTTTCCGAAGACCTAAAGCAGCTTTCCAGATGGAGGATGTTGGATAAGCCTTCCTTCTACTAAGTCAAGAAAACCGCCCCGCCCGTTTTGGGCCTGATTTTCTGAAAACAGGCCCAAAACGGGCGGGGCGGTTTACTGGCTAATTGGCCCAGGCTAGGTCTCCCTTACCCCCAGTTCAAGGCTTTCTTCTATTTGATCACCCGGCGCACATCCAGGAAACGTTTCTGGTAAAGGGTACCCTCTACCTCGCTTACCTTTACGCCACCGTTTGAGGAGGAGTGCACAAACTTCACGGCCTTGGGCGGGTTGGTGATGACAATGCCCACGTGGCCTGGCGTGCGGTCTTCCAGGTTGGTGCCCGTGAAAATGAGCAGGTCGCCTTTTCTGGCCTGTTGCAGGGGCACGCTTTCGCCAATCTTAGACTGTAGGGTAGAGCCATGCGGCAGGTCCATCCTGAATCTGCTATACACGTAGGTGATAAAGCCTGAGCAGTCAAACCCTTCCTCGGTTGCGCCGCCATACACATATTCGGTACCAAAACGTTGCAGCGCGAAGGCCACCAAACTGTCAGAGGTGTTGGTGTAATTTCCTTCCAGTACATCCAGGTCAGGGGCGCCTTTGCCGTTGGCTGAAATGCTAGCGGCGGCGGTGTCATTATGGAAAGCTTTGTCGCGGCCGTCCTGGCTGGTTCTTTTCACGGCGGGGCCCAAGGGGTCATCCTCCCCAAAAAAGGCTTTATAGACGAGTATCAACAAGAGCAGGGCCCCAAAAATGATCCAAATTTTCTTCATGGTACTTCTTTCTTAGGCATACGTTCAACCTACGGCCCGTGGTTGCTAAAAGGGGCTAAATCCTTGGATTCACCCCTTTTTAGCCGTATTATTCGGTTTTAATTTCTGTAATCCTACCTTCCCTATGCAAAAAATAATCCATTCCTGGGCGTTCGCTATCTTAATGCTCCTGGTGGTTTCCTCCTCCGCCATGGCTGCGCCCGCCATCACGTACCGCCTTTCTATGCCTGAGCCGCATACCCACTATTTTGAGGTAGAGATGCGCCTGGCTGGTTTCAAAGGCAAGAACCTGGACCTGACCATGCCCGTTTGGGCGCCGGGCTCTTACTTGATCAGGGAATTCCCTAAAAACGTGGAGGCCTTTGAAGCCCAGGCCGGCGGCAAAAAAGTGACTTCCTCCAAAATAGACAAGAACACCTGGCGCGTGGCCTCCGGCGGAAAGGACGTGACTGTCACCTACAAGGTATATGCCTATGAACTGACCG
This Rufibacter radiotolerans DNA region includes the following protein-coding sequences:
- a CDS encoding sensor histidine kinase, producing MRKKTLFLVIALMSISLVGLIGFQAYWIHHAVKMEEQVFDRNVQDALHQVARKLERQEAMQFLKEEAPQLRAAALSTPPPMVTQPGASNLVAKKRRVSKKKQEQRTNLKESQPQEPYRIVVHPEQITVAPSARVSFKTAPEERAHRGRNRQEWASAVQASASGKEAVEVFGKGSMDSVVIWKVLASQARQADSAARKAHARLFKRANVDSTWAQSLLTDSLVRRHYEVVRLASPPSMKRFTIKGKAVEVITDSVLRRIPRHAITFSSDSGSSGNVVRYYPGASGRTVVLSPSAPERFLATTVPTTPPAPPAPPSPLVKTHQAESERHQKAAAKAQHLNQVMQQMAVEYVRKEKPLTERLQQLQMQEMLKAELLDRDICLRYHFTLQTPKEANSKNFILTASGGPTLPHAKLQQNEYAVRLFPNDIMTAPSYLVVNFPGRELYVWQSLWLPSAMSLLFTLIILLTFSVTLYTIIRQKKISEIKNDFINNMTHEFKTPIATISLALDALVNPKVRADEARVNYYARIIKDENKRMHQQVEKVLQTAQLERQTLQLAMEHVDVHQLIEKAVEPFQLHIEQRQGQLDLKLDAENPMVYADPSHLVNMIGNLLDNANKYSPHAPQITIQTAATPKGLHISVEDQGTGMSREAQKKVFEKFYRVPTGNIHNVKGFGLGLSYVKTMVEAHSGTIHLRSELGKGSKFTLWLP
- a CDS encoding T9SS type A sorting domain-containing protein; the encoded protein is MGKNLYKINKVPLFAFFSALALSFQVQAQTPGASAQPSSRQAKVKIIKAENGQHVVLDTTFTLADGQSIEEVVKKLQESNPHLKGLGFKTLKGQKLQFGKEAEIFGLPGQLSVDSLRTMVFRAKGADSLFFRKEGVQKFKAITITGEQIKQLEGHGEMGPGKTITIYRTLSGDSLRKHQIFRVDSAFSLRSDSILLKHAIRVEKDGDAGEVKVFRLPKSGEGTLVQESDFEVIKREGGLHEQIIILRKPAAGSKEKKKKSLKAESKSHKKAAESISSLGVQFYPNPTSGVVNLSFTAQKKTKALLRVVDSYGKTKFEEDLGMVQGSYSKQLNLSAYGKGVYVVQVVVGGKAQSGKVVVQ
- a CDS encoding M1 family aminopeptidase, with the protein product MQTFLRPGLRVYWLPLLALILLGSSWNQVLAQAPTKDEHPCAVTRTASTSLLLADGITSLGHRDLMRQYDMHWYKLDLQLERNSTDVSGSVTLYASVVATSMTEFAFELHPNFTIEQVTLDGTPCTVRRSGSEVIAVLPVAKSRQKKVRMQVRYAGRAPSGASAAIGNGFNTGLTPYGPFSWSLSEPFAASEWFPCKQLLYDKADSVEVWVTTDVLNKVGSNGLLQRVTPMPNQKHRYEWKSNYPIAYYLISVALGQYEEYSFPVTLPGAPQPMLVQNYIYPQTLPSVKADIDITASFLQIFSEHFGLYPFYKEKYGHSMAPIGGGMEHQTMTTQSSFGFTLTAHELAHQWWGGEVTCADWSHIWLNEGFASYSEYLALEKLRPLDKRGWLTTARSSAASQETGMVFVKDSTSVPRIFNSALTYRKGAMVLHMLRHAVGSDALFFKILQAYRKEYQHKVATTRDFQKVVERETGKPYKYFFDQWVYGEGVPVLNVAYAQRGDSLYIRSNQTGTSPVTPFFKTEVEMKITTTVKDTLVLVQQNKPLEDYAFKVPGTVTYVEIDPSAWLLYTGFSNAKEDVSIVPIGREPSGIYPNPTSGMINLMGWRNPSQVTILDMLGKTVKVLRPEGRSFSVADLRAGVYLLKAEYGAELITYRFVKL
- a CDS encoding DUF2147 domain-containing protein, producing the protein MRKLLVLTLFLCLSTLGWAQKKSPIGTWTNEEKEARFEIYQCGDKLCGKIIWLKEPDRDGKPKVDQFNPDPKLQKRPVMGLVFLKNFAPDEPNKWDDGTIYDPKTGKTYSSYMKLVGNDKLEVKGYIGISLIGRSQIWTRVK
- a CDS encoding C40 family peptidase; this encodes MKKIWIIFGALLLLILVYKAFFGEDDPLGPAVKRTSQDGRDKAFHNDTAAASISANGKGAPDLDVLEGNYTNTSDSLVAFALQRFGTEYVYGGATEEGFDCSGFITYVYSRFRMDLPHGSTLQSKIGESVPLQQARKGDLLIFTGTNLEDRTPGHVGIVITNPPKAVKFVHSSSNGGVKVSEVEGTLYQKRFLDVRRVIK